In a single window of the Crinalium epipsammum PCC 9333 genome:
- a CDS encoding tyrosine-type recombinase/integrase — translation MSVSLATVTTQFLERQGLAPNTIRSYEGTLIPLLQEYGRMPVEILSRKALTEYLDSLDNLAYTTHHRHQAIIQALFNFAVEQGYIKVNPIARLRRRKPDPKKGEHLADEVIRYLTVTQIQLLYQVVASDSRMRALVKLLHRSGARIGEVLALNLTDIDLSNHKFYVVGKGNKSRWCFYSEDAQVALEHYLRYYRHKSSISALFTAQHPCSYKVTRLSYRTVHKNWAELIKPVPELAGIRLHDLRHTFATERVGLMGIEELRALMGHANIQTTLRYQKVTSARSEYVAKQALNYLINNNI, via the coding sequence GTGTCTGTATCTTTAGCTACAGTAACTACTCAATTTTTAGAAAGACAGGGATTAGCCCCAAACACTATTCGCTCTTACGAAGGAACATTAATACCTTTATTGCAAGAATATGGGCGAATGCCTGTAGAAATTCTCAGCCGAAAGGCACTAACTGAATATTTAGATAGCTTAGATAATTTAGCCTATACTACCCATCATCGACATCAAGCAATTATTCAAGCTTTATTCAATTTCGCTGTTGAACAAGGTTACATTAAAGTTAATCCTATCGCTCGGCTGCGACGGCGAAAACCTGATCCGAAAAAAGGCGAACATTTAGCCGATGAAGTAATTCGTTATCTCACCGTTACTCAAATTCAATTACTGTATCAGGTAGTGGCATCCGATAGCCGAATGCGTGCATTGGTAAAACTCCTACACCGCAGTGGAGCTAGGATTGGAGAAGTTTTAGCCCTCAACCTTACTGACATAGATTTGAGCAATCACAAATTCTACGTGGTTGGTAAAGGTAATAAGTCACGTTGGTGTTTTTATAGTGAAGATGCTCAAGTAGCTTTAGAACATTATTTGCGTTATTATCGCCACAAAAGCTCTATATCGGCATTATTTACCGCTCAACATCCTTGTAGTTATAAAGTTACCCGTTTAAGCTATCGTACCGTTCATAAAAACTGGGCTGAATTAATTAAACCTGTACCAGAGCTAGCTGGTATACGTCTGCATGATTTACGACATACATTTGCTACAGAACGAGTAGGATTAATGGGAATTGAAGAACTAAGAGCTTTGATGGGACACGCCAATATCCAGACAACATTACGTTACCAAAAAGTGACATCAGCCCGGTCAGAATATGTAGCGAAACAAGCACTTAATTATTTAATCAACAATAATATTTAA
- a CDS encoding type II toxin-antitoxin system VapC family toxin produces the protein MSYLLDTNVCIKLLNNTSSLAVQRLAQQEPKDIYLCTVVQFELYYGAYCSSRREQNLAKLERLFNQFTTINLDIKAAKIAGQIRAELKNKGTPIGVYDLQIAAIAIANNLTLVTHNVSEFQRIKELNIEDWEAEP, from the coding sequence ATGAGTTATTTATTAGATACTAATGTTTGTATCAAGCTACTCAATAATACCAGTTCTTTAGCTGTACAAAGATTAGCGCAACAAGAACCAAAAGATATTTATTTATGTACAGTAGTACAATTTGAATTGTACTATGGAGCTTATTGTAGCAGTCGGAGAGAACAAAATTTAGCCAAGTTAGAGCGTTTATTCAATCAGTTTACTACAATAAATTTAGATATTAAAGCAGCTAAAATAGCTGGGCAAATTCGCGCTGAGTTAAAAAATAAAGGAACCCCTATAGGAGTTTATGATTTACAAATAGCCGCGATAGCTATAGCCAATAACTTAACATTAGTTACCCATAATGTGTCTGAATTTCAGCGAATTAAAGAATTAAATATAGAAGATTGGGAAGCAGAACCATAA
- a CDS encoding DUF3854 domain-containing protein: MSYEHSDATHTFDIRNFSSVLQPAKKGCYICPNCNEPKLTFSNNGKYNCWHCNDTKQIARILTEPEREERHRQREEANRLQSTLTHDERKQEWIEFSGISESIASANLRHTSDSPEIVAQLLGWKYYKGTTGWYVLSCDPLTGKRSNNGQFKPDEPIDFPDSEPAKYISFPKKSQSNKGIEAIYLALTLNDWIKISDRTGIPFTEDDIDNTRDDLGFWAWVRNNPEIPIIITEGIKKAACLLGHGWVAICLAGVTCGQRSGKKLLESLTEFIVPGRPVFLAFDADIVEKTPVRRALIQLCQLIKRTDKTSITRIIQWDLALGKGCDDLIVNHKVEAFETAMDEAISYSQWIKEINTQYQESYTGSSNGGGNNNNNNGNSGGDNNNNGNSGGGNGGDNSDFSSDDHNQKQNNREWRYERICKSLGLPFEHCVTAGTFDGYVYRTCFEAGEKDWKTIDTAFYRYTGLGYWQNQPDKLLHKIITDAGDRAFKLKLSKEEGWVDSHPYETNNHAESAFKYCRKRLEPIEPLPTNGHLRAFRNCTVDMRTGETMPHSPEYYLTSGISYDYYPNRPCPSVFYQFLCDAYGEDLIPVIRAFTSMFLDPTAPYGVFPHLLGQSGSGKGTLGRLWNSLYGDDGSGSGVFSDIATPEGRHQYLTGKTIFGIPDIGGYVTGLRAFYELVDNGELTGRALFNPTGYQKSFNCRFWVGSVDHLQIENAGDGWERRAYPIPTQGKPSKVDPELRQKLEAVKADIISWALAMPRSERDVILLTPPTNHRIVNLKHDAALYGDSVKSFVDLCLRPTEEQTIMPTHLLHSLYTAYCQAHGYVASGMSKFISHFKNVLTKNFVDRRWGAMKNGLRRMQPAHFTNMEILPGTFVDIASDFQSSNGYQTDSKGSHEPEWKCLKSHCVEGGLMEFEDFWNPQPPDDDPGTDGGGGSPIPPPFSPDGGNMDQGGSGSTQNSESTPIHPQTTENQASRDVDQGGSGGSGLLLSHEKSFDEIQKQTENSQSLSSPLIHPDPVAQVTENQCVQGSQSKQPPELSPALKEVSELLMLVETGSDLKAVTQIAAEKGLPDNWKKIVWSHLDKNTQAKIKRLKQQQLPTTEAPASTVLSAPSAIKIEQKSLPPFPSVDDLVWRKPTPRYPEAQICRIVQITSGGAYTDNKWHISHYAWEKGDYLPYSADSNDCEY; encoded by the coding sequence ATGTCATACGAACATTCCGACGCGACACACACCTTCGATATCCGTAACTTCTCTTCAGTCCTGCAACCTGCCAAAAAAGGTTGCTACATCTGCCCGAACTGCAACGAGCCAAAACTCACCTTTTCCAATAATGGTAAGTATAACTGCTGGCACTGTAACGACACCAAACAGATCGCTCGCATCTTAACCGAACCAGAACGAGAAGAACGTCATCGCCAGCGAGAGGAAGCCAACCGACTCCAATCTACCCTTACACATGACGAACGTAAACAAGAGTGGATAGAGTTTAGCGGTATATCCGAAAGTATCGCAAGTGCCAACCTACGACACACTAGCGACTCGCCAGAGATAGTAGCACAATTGCTCGGTTGGAAATATTACAAAGGTACTACAGGCTGGTACGTCCTCTCCTGCGACCCCCTTACAGGCAAGCGGAGTAATAACGGACAATTTAAACCAGATGAACCGATTGATTTTCCTGATTCTGAACCAGCCAAATACATCAGCTTCCCCAAAAAATCCCAATCAAACAAAGGGATAGAAGCTATTTATCTAGCACTAACTTTAAACGACTGGATCAAAATTAGCGATCGCACAGGCATTCCCTTCACAGAAGACGACATTGACAACACGCGAGATGACCTCGGATTTTGGGCATGGGTACGGAACAATCCCGAAATTCCCATCATTATCACCGAAGGCATCAAGAAAGCAGCTTGCCTGTTAGGTCATGGCTGGGTAGCCATCTGCCTTGCTGGAGTAACTTGTGGACAACGAAGCGGCAAGAAACTACTCGAATCCCTAACTGAATTTATCGTACCTGGTCGCCCAGTATTTTTAGCATTTGACGCAGACATCGTAGAGAAAACCCCAGTACGTCGCGCCCTCATTCAGTTGTGCCAACTAATCAAACGAACTGACAAAACCTCAATCACTCGCATTATCCAGTGGGATTTAGCACTTGGTAAAGGCTGCGATGACTTAATTGTAAATCACAAAGTTGAAGCTTTTGAAACTGCAATGGATGAAGCCATATCCTACTCACAATGGATCAAGGAAATTAATACCCAATATCAAGAATCATATACAGGCTCATCCAATGGAGGCGGTAACAATAACAATAACAACGGTAATAGTGGAGGTGATAACAATAACAACGGTAATAGTGGAGGCGGTAACGGTGGCGACAACTCAGACTTTAGTTCTGACGACCACAACCAGAAACAAAACAACCGCGAATGGCGCTACGAACGCATTTGTAAATCATTAGGACTACCGTTTGAACACTGCGTCACTGCTGGCACCTTTGATGGCTATGTTTACCGAACTTGTTTTGAAGCGGGAGAAAAAGATTGGAAAACAATTGATACCGCCTTCTACCGCTACACAGGGCTAGGTTACTGGCAGAATCAGCCAGATAAGCTGCTCCATAAAATTATTACTGATGCTGGGGATAGGGCATTCAAATTAAAACTAAGTAAAGAAGAAGGTTGGGTTGACTCACACCCCTACGAAACCAACAATCATGCCGAGTCAGCCTTTAAATATTGTCGCAAGCGATTAGAACCCATAGAGCCATTACCCACTAACGGGCATCTGCGGGCGTTTCGTAACTGTACAGTAGATATGCGAACAGGGGAAACCATGCCCCACAGCCCAGAATACTACCTCACTTCCGGCATTTCCTACGATTATTATCCCAACCGCCCCTGCCCATCCGTTTTTTACCAATTCTTGTGCGATGCCTACGGAGAAGACTTGATCCCCGTCATCCGAGCATTTACTTCCATGTTCCTTGACCCCACAGCCCCTTACGGCGTATTCCCCCACCTGCTAGGTCAATCTGGCAGCGGTAAAGGAACCTTGGGACGATTGTGGAACAGTTTGTATGGAGACGATGGTTCAGGCAGTGGTGTCTTCTCTGACATTGCCACACCGGAAGGGCGACATCAATATCTTACTGGAAAAACAATTTTCGGTATTCCCGACATTGGCGGTTATGTTACTGGATTACGGGCTTTCTACGAACTGGTAGACAATGGCGAGTTAACTGGACGAGCGTTATTCAACCCAACTGGCTACCAAAAAAGTTTCAACTGCCGCTTCTGGGTTGGCTCAGTAGATCATCTCCAGATCGAAAATGCTGGCGATGGCTGGGAGCGTCGCGCTTATCCCATACCAACTCAAGGCAAACCTAGCAAAGTTGACCCAGAGTTAAGACAGAAACTAGAAGCAGTCAAAGCTGACATCATCTCTTGGGCTTTAGCAATGCCGCGTTCAGAACGCGATGTTATCCTGCTTACTCCACCCACCAATCACCGCATTGTTAATTTAAAGCACGACGCTGCCCTCTATGGTGACTCAGTGAAATCTTTTGTGGATCTGTGCCTACGACCCACAGAAGAACAAACCATTATGCCTACCCATTTGCTGCACAGCTTATACACAGCTTATTGCCAAGCTCACGGTTATGTTGCTTCTGGGATGTCCAAGTTTATTTCGCACTTTAAGAATGTTTTAACTAAAAACTTCGTAGACCGTCGCTGGGGAGCCATGAAAAATGGCTTGCGCCGGATGCAACCAGCCCACTTTACAAATATGGAGATTCTCCCAGGAACCTTTGTAGATATTGCGTCCGACTTTCAATCGTCTAACGGTTATCAAACGGACTCTAAAGGAAGCCACGAACCAGAGTGGAAGTGTCTCAAATCCCACTGCGTTGAAGGCGGGTTGATGGAGTTTGAGGATTTCTGGAATCCCCAGCCACCTGATGATGATCCTGGTACTGATGGTGGCGGCGGTAGCCCCATTCCTCCTCCATTTTCCCCTGATGGTGGAAATATGGATCAGGGTGGATCAGGGTCTACTCAAAATTCTGAATCTACCCCGATCCACCCTCAAACAACGGAAAATCAAGCTTCTAGAGATGTGGATCAGGGTGGATCAGGTGGATCAGGGTTACTTTTGAGCCATGAAAAAAGTTTTGACGAGATCCAAAAACAAACTGAAAATAGTCAATCTCTATCCTCACCCCTGATCCACCCTGATCCAGTGGCTCAAGTTACGGAAAATCAATGTGTTCAGGGTAGTCAATCAAAACAGCCGCCGGAACTATCCCCTGCTCTCAAGGAGGTTTCTGAATTACTAATGCTTGTAGAAACTGGCTCTGATTTAAAAGCAGTAACGCAGATAGCAGCAGAAAAAGGTCTACCTGACAATTGGAAAAAAATAGTTTGGTCTCATTTAGATAAAAATACTCAAGCCAAGATTAAACGTCTGAAGCAACAACAACTTCCAACTACGGAAGCGCCCGCGTCCACTGTTTTATCAGCACCATCAGCAATTAAAATCGAGCAAAAATCCTTGCCACCTTTCCCTTCTGTTGATGATTTAGTTTGGCGCAAACCTACCCCTAGATATCCTGAAGCTCAAATATGCCGCATTGTTCAAATCACTTCTGGTGGTGCCTATACCGATAACAAGTGGCACATAAGTCACTATGCCTGGGAAAAAGGCGATTACCTGCCGTATTCTGCCGACAGTAATGATTGCGAATATTAG
- a CDS encoding XRE family transcriptional regulator has protein sequence MATTLKEKLEQLPHERRAQINKRAADLIASYMTLQELRQALKLTQEKVAQLLNIDQANVSRLENRSDLMLSTLREYVAAMGGDLQLVAKFPDRPPVTLVGIQDIKEPKEH, from the coding sequence ATGGCAACAACTTTGAAGGAAAAACTGGAACAGTTGCCTCATGAGCGACGCGCTCAGATCAACAAACGGGCAGCCGACCTAATAGCATCCTATATGACACTACAAGAGCTTAGACAAGCACTTAAACTTACACAGGAGAAAGTAGCACAACTCCTGAACATAGACCAGGCAAATGTTTCAAGACTGGAGAACCGTAGTGATTTAATGCTCTCGACTTTGCGAGAATACGTTGCAGCGATGGGGGGCGACTTACAGCTTGTTGCCAAGTTTCCGGATCGTCCGCCTGTTACTTTAGTTGGGATTCAGGATATTAAGGAACCAAAAGAACATTGA
- a CDS encoding ribbon-helix-helix protein, CopG family, giving the protein MAESPLASARLPQEWMAQLDEIAQQTGKSRTDLVREAIAMYLGVIPPEGVRSDLEQLKNRVEIVEKKLQIQEYQTS; this is encoded by the coding sequence ATGGCAGAATCGCCGCTAGCTAGTGCTCGATTACCTCAAGAATGGATGGCACAGTTGGACGAAATAGCGCAGCAGACTGGGAAAAGTCGCACTGACTTAGTAAGGGAAGCGATCGCTATGTATCTAGGTGTAATACCACCTGAAGGTGTTCGCTCTGATCTCGAGCAACTTAAAAATCGAGTTGAGATCGTTGAAAAAAAGCTGCAAATTCAGGAATATCAAACCAGTTAG
- a CDS encoding type II toxin-antitoxin system RelE/ParE family toxin — translation MNWVVEFHEDFEPEFDELLPEVQNELLARASLLEAFGPTLGRPNVDTLNGSQYTNMKELRFEAADGVWRVAFAFDPKRHAILLIAGDKSGVSESRFYKQLIKKADARFKKHSLQIKD, via the coding sequence ATGAACTGGGTTGTTGAGTTCCATGAAGATTTTGAGCCAGAGTTTGATGAGCTACTTCCTGAAGTGCAGAATGAATTGCTTGCTCGTGCCAGTCTGTTGGAAGCATTTGGGCCAACACTAGGACGACCGAATGTTGATACACTCAACGGCTCACAGTACACCAACATGAAGGAATTGCGGTTTGAAGCGGCTGATGGTGTTTGGCGCGTTGCGTTTGCTTTTGATCCAAAACGTCATGCGATCTTGTTGATAGCTGGTGACAAGTCTGGTGTAAGTGAAAGCCGTTTTTACAAGCAACTCATTAAAAAAGCAGATGCTCGGTTCAAAAAGCACTCTTTGCAAATTAAAGATTAA